Proteins encoded within one genomic window of Pseudomonadota bacterium:
- the dnaN gene encoding DNA polymerase III subunit beta: MIIDKNTLLKPLSAISSISEQRGYTNLLPILNNCLIEFNGSFSIFATNLEVSATIETPYNHSGESQKICIPTKMFLEYLKSLNDGDVELTLEVNVLRVQQGRTKAEFSLAEADEYPAASQNVDADEKKMEFTIKKDILRSLIKKVAFAIAADGARGQAVTGAYLELSNGKIKMAGTDGFRLAVIEYSDPSLTTVDTSSIIIPRRGLSEIARLANEEIKITAGRGSVTVISGNTTLVSKLIDGIYPDVDDVIPEYREGATIGREALLRSLGQVGTASEKGAVKISFDDKSMKVEAEGGIGNIETVVDVEYTGEPMTFLFNQRYLTDALSHLEEETIVLALPTNGYGAVMMREVKDTTVYTNIIMPIRG; this comes from the coding sequence ATGATCATAGACAAAAACACGTTATTAAAACCTTTATCAGCAATCAGCAGCATCAGCGAACAACGCGGATATACAAATCTTCTGCCCATTCTGAATAACTGCCTGATAGAGTTTAATGGCAGTTTCAGCATCTTCGCAACGAACCTGGAAGTGTCCGCAACAATCGAAACGCCCTACAATCACAGCGGGGAGTCTCAAAAGATATGCATTCCCACAAAAATGTTCCTCGAATATCTCAAATCACTCAACGATGGCGACGTAGAACTCACCCTCGAAGTAAATGTCTTGAGGGTACAGCAGGGGAGAACAAAGGCGGAGTTTTCTTTGGCAGAAGCTGATGAGTATCCTGCTGCATCACAAAACGTCGATGCAGATGAGAAGAAGATGGAGTTTACCATCAAAAAAGACATCTTAAGATCGCTGATTAAAAAAGTAGCATTTGCCATTGCGGCTGATGGAGCGAGAGGTCAGGCCGTGACGGGTGCATACCTCGAACTCAGCAACGGAAAAATCAAGATGGCAGGAACAGATGGCTTCAGGCTCGCTGTTATCGAATATAGTGATCCGTCTCTGACCACCGTCGATACATCAAGTATAATCATCCCGCGGAGGGGGCTATCAGAAATTGCCCGGTTAGCAAACGAAGAAATAAAGATAACAGCGGGCAGGGGAAGTGTCACTGTCATATCAGGAAACACGACGCTCGTATCAAAACTGATCGATGGCATATATCCAGACGTTGACGACGTGATACCGGAGTACCGGGAAGGAGCAACCATAGGCAGGGAAGCCTTGCTCAGATCATTAGGGCAGGTCGGTACCGCAAGCGAAAAAGGGGCAGTGAAAATCAGTTTTGATGACAAATCTATGAAGGTAGAAGCGGAAGGTGGTATCGGGAACATAGAAACCGTAGTTGATGTTGAGTACACGGGGGAACCAATGACTTTCCTTTTTAATCAGCGGTATCTCACGGATGCGCTTTCTCACTTAGAGGAAGAAACCATCGTACTGGCACTGCCGACCAACGGCTACGGTGCGGTGATGATGCGCGAGGTTAAAGACACAACTGTTTATACCAACATAATCATGCCGATCAGAGGATAG
- a CDS encoding SWIM zinc finger domain-containing protein, whose product MYKWIKQWKVQGSGKEVYTVSVDKNGCYGCSCPVWKFKRVGCKHIDLIKSNPNHMNGSNTYRSATPGNVGEVTIVGVNVLYPLVPFNPGIQTHLIATIIYDMQRANVDPNYIKDYKDRMFKEKVSFKAVDGYIRSKGRLVYSKWVEKQGWTGLETVPYDTPLKEDG is encoded by the coding sequence ATGTATAAATGGATAAAACAATGGAAAGTGCAGGGCTCAGGCAAAGAAGTATATACGGTATCCGTGGATAAAAACGGTTGCTACGGCTGCTCATGCCCCGTTTGGAAGTTCAAAAGGGTAGGGTGCAAGCACATAGACCTCATAAAAAGCAACCCAAACCATATGAACGGCAGCAATACATACCGGTCCGCGACGCCCGGTAATGTCGGAGAGGTGACGATTGTCGGTGTCAACGTATTATATCCCTTAGTCCCTTTTAATCCGGGGATTCAGACTCATCTTATCGCGACAATCATTTATGATATGCAAAGGGCAAACGTGGATCCAAATTATATAAAAGATTACAAAGACCGGATGTTTAAAGAAAAGGTCAGCTTCAAGGCGGTGGACGGATATATCAGAAGCAAAGGTAGGCTCGTCTACTCTAAATGGGTAGAAAAACAAGGGTGGACGGGTCTTGAAACCGTACCATATGATACACCATTAAAAGAAGATGGATAA
- a CDS encoding DNA repair protein RadC, whose amino-acid sequence MQIKIKDKEKVVFNAPGNVAEIFQKILATENEIDRDKEHFWAVGINANNTIKYIELVSLGTLESSLVHSRETFRLAILKAASRIVVAHNHPSGTLSPSEEDIKITKRLVDAGDIIGIKVLDHVIVTKGGFTSLKEQGYII is encoded by the coding sequence ATGCAAATAAAAATCAAAGACAAAGAAAAAGTTGTTTTTAACGCACCCGGCAACGTTGCCGAGATATTCCAGAAGATTCTTGCCACAGAAAATGAAATCGATCGCGATAAGGAACATTTCTGGGCAGTAGGCATAAACGCCAATAATACAATCAAGTACATAGAACTTGTAAGTCTCGGTACGCTCGAATCATCGCTCGTTCATAGTCGTGAAACATTTCGGCTTGCAATTTTGAAGGCAGCATCAAGAATCGTAGTTGCACACAATCATCCATCAGGAACCCTCTCGCCGTCAGAAGAAGACATCAAGATCACAAAAAGACTGGTCGATGCAGGAGATATAATCGGCATCAAAGTTCTGGATCATGTGATAGTCACCAAGGGCGGATTCACGAGCCTGAAGGAACAAGGCTATATTATTTAA
- a CDS encoding ATP-dependent RecD-like DNA helicase — MNNNLSIMGEFLRFLYQSENFSVMLVKVVKIIEKGSGFNGNCPAAGNTIACVGSIPEGFFYDGVKHIIAGKWTNTKYGFQLKIEKIDIVEPHGKAEIIRFLSSGLINGIGPVTAQRIVECFGKDTLEVLDRNPQAILQVKGIGQVTSEKIMSSWKEQRDIADLITTLCSFGLTVTYAKKALKAFGSSAIEKIRNNPYILTEIRGVGFLKADIIAKELGIKDTHPARMTAGIMYCLDNATFKEGHCYLAESELLKRACEILQLDGIIISDHLHENRFDNLVLTSDCVYLKRIYNAERYVAGRINRMAYEQSMIQKEVIEKIIDEFTYLTEEQRSAVKSALLKKLSVLAGLPGTGKTYSLLSLIQILEKLQISYAIAAPTGKAAKRISEVTGREAKTIHRLLEAKFDGASLRFKRNESNPLSAGFVIIDEMSMTDILLMESLLKAIRGTCLVLVGDYNQLPSVGPGRVLKDMVEHSLCTVNVLTRIQRQAEDSNIVRAAHCIHAGETIQHLVGSKDFIFINEVDPLDIRERIVEAVSSQMYSPMEKTQVLSPMKKGTTGTRELNTALRNTMRNHNLAMLKKDHRVKKLLGVIQVGGFLPGDKVIQVENNYGKEVFNGEIGYVIKTDSEERKVSILFDDRIIDYEDFELDQVDFGYALTVHKFQGSEVPCVIMPVTTQHYVMLYRNLIYTAITRAREKLVLIGSEKALAIAIKNNRQILRFSGLGGYL, encoded by the coding sequence GTGTAAAGCACATCATTGCCGGAAAGTGGACAAACACAAAATACGGGTTTCAGCTAAAAATAGAAAAGATCGATATCGTTGAACCTCACGGCAAGGCAGAGATAATCAGGTTCCTTTCATCCGGTCTTATTAATGGTATTGGCCCTGTGACGGCGCAGAGGATCGTGGAATGTTTCGGGAAGGATACCCTTGAAGTCCTGGACAGAAACCCTCAGGCAATATTGCAGGTGAAGGGCATCGGACAAGTTACCTCTGAAAAGATCATGTCCTCGTGGAAAGAACAGAGAGACATCGCAGATCTCATCACAACACTCTGTTCGTTCGGGCTTACGGTAACGTATGCAAAGAAGGCCCTCAAAGCGTTTGGTTCATCCGCAATTGAAAAGATCAGAAATAACCCTTACATCTTAACAGAAATCCGGGGTGTAGGATTTTTGAAAGCAGATATTATAGCAAAAGAATTGGGGATAAAGGACACCCATCCCGCACGCATGACGGCAGGGATCATGTACTGTCTTGATAACGCAACATTCAAGGAGGGTCATTGTTACCTCGCCGAATCGGAACTGCTGAAGCGGGCCTGCGAGATACTGCAACTCGACGGGATAATCATCTCCGATCACCTTCATGAAAACAGGTTTGACAATCTTGTGCTTACCAGCGATTGCGTGTATCTCAAACGGATATACAATGCAGAACGGTATGTTGCGGGCAGAATAAACAGGATGGCATATGAGCAATCCATGATACAAAAGGAAGTCATAGAGAAGATTATCGACGAGTTCACATACCTGACTGAAGAACAAAGGAGCGCTGTCAAATCGGCATTGTTGAAGAAACTCTCCGTCCTTGCCGGATTACCGGGAACCGGAAAGACATACTCGTTATTGAGCCTGATACAGATACTTGAAAAGTTGCAGATTTCTTACGCCATCGCAGCGCCGACAGGTAAGGCGGCAAAAAGGATCTCCGAGGTTACAGGCAGGGAAGCAAAAACAATACACAGACTCCTTGAAGCCAAATTTGACGGCGCATCTCTGAGGTTCAAAAGAAACGAGTCAAACCCTTTGTCAGCCGGCTTTGTCATTATAGATGAAATGTCCATGACCGACATACTCCTTATGGAATCGCTCTTAAAGGCGATACGGGGTACCTGCCTCGTCCTGGTAGGCGATTACAACCAGCTTCCATCTGTGGGCCCGGGGCGTGTCCTGAAAGATATGGTCGAACACAGCCTCTGCACGGTGAATGTTCTCACAAGGATACAGAGGCAGGCAGAGGATTCGAATATTGTCAGGGCAGCACACTGTATCCATGCGGGAGAGACGATACAACATCTGGTGGGTTCAAAAGATTTTATTTTTATAAACGAGGTTGATCCCCTGGACATCAGGGAGAGGATTGTTGAAGCGGTCAGTTCACAGATGTATTCGCCGATGGAAAAAACCCAGGTTCTATCTCCTATGAAAAAGGGGACTACCGGAACAAGGGAACTGAATACCGCCCTGAGAAACACTATGCGAAATCATAATCTTGCGATGCTCAAAAAGGATCACAGGGTTAAGAAATTATTGGGCGTTATTCAGGTTGGCGGATTTTTACCTGGCGACAAGGTTATACAGGTAGAGAACAACTACGGAAAAGAGGTATTCAACGGAGAGATCGGATACGTGATAAAAACAGACAGCGAAGAGAGAAAGGTATCCATCCTCTTCGATGACAGGATCATTGATTACGAAGATTTTGAGCTTGACCAGGTTGATTTTGGCTATGCGCTCACTGTTCATAAGTTTCAGGGGAGCGAAGTTCCTTGCGTTATCATGCCGGTAACAACACAGCACTATGTCATGCTTTATCGTAATCTAATATATACTGCGATCACAAGGGCAAGGGAAAAACTTGTGCTAATAGGATCTGAAAAAGCCCTTGCAATTGCGATTAAAAACAACAGACAGATTTTAAGATTCAGCGGGTTGGGCGGGTACCTGTAA